A region of the Treponema primitia ZAS-1 genome:
GATCATTTCCTGTATTTACCGTTTAAAAGAGCGGGGCCGGAATTTTGGAAAAATTATGATCATTGATATTCTGCGGGGCAGTAAAACGAAAAAGATCACTTCCCAGGGTCTGGATACCCTGAGTACCTACGGGATCATGGCGGATACCGATGCCCACCGGATCCGAAATATCCTGGACTATCTTATCGATCAGAAATATCTAAGGGTGGAGCCCGGGGAATATCCCGTGGTGGACCTTGGCGATAAAGCCCGGGAAATCATTGTGGAGAAAGCGCCATTAACAATGATGCTGCCCGCCGCGGTTCCCGTTTCGAAGGCTGCCCCTCCTCCCGTGTTTCAGGCAGAGTTAACGGATCGGCCTGTGGACGAGTCCAACAGTTTTGCGGTTACCAAGATCTACGGGAAGCCAAAGCCCGCCGTCCCGGACGCAGCTCCGGTGGACGAAGCGCTCTTAACAAAGCTCAAGGACCTGCGCCGGGAACTGGCCCAGGCCGGCCATGTCCCCGCATACATCGTATTCTCCGACGCCGCCCTGCGGGACATGTGCCGCAAACAGCCAACCACCAAAGCGGCATTCCTTGGGGTGTCCGGCGTAGGGGAGGTGAAGATGGAGAAGTACGGCGAGGCTTTTACCAAGCTAATAAGGGACTTTAACTCTTCTCCAGCTTCAACGTGATGGTCGGCTGATCGCAGATCTCCGCGGGGCCGTAGTATTGTATCGAGCCGGGGTAGATAAAGCTGGTCTTGACCGACCATGTTTCCCGTTCGGCGGCGAAGGTTTTGAAGGGTTTGCCCTCCAGTTCCACCAGGGCCTTCCGGATTACCGGTTTGTCGGCGCCGTGGCGGTGTTCCATGTTCATCATCATGGTCAGGGGGACCCCGCCGGCTATCCACTGGTCCGCAGGGGCAACCAGGTTTTTTACGCTGGAAAGGTAGCCCGTAAGGCCCGAGGCGATGAGCACAAAGGCGCTGAACCCAAGGCTGTAGCAATAGTCTGCATCGAAGTTGGTGGGGAAGGCGCAGCGGCCTTCGTAACCAAAGAAATGGCCCAGGGCGCTGAATGTGCCCTTGTAGGTTCCCGCTTTTTTAAGATCCCTTAGTTTGCTCTCCGTCATGCCCATGAGTAGTTTTTCTGTTTCGATACGGGATACCTGAACATTGCCGTGGGGATCCCGGTCCATGAGGAGTTCCTTGGCAATTTCTTCCGGAAGGCTCTTGAAGAGATACCCCGAGGGATCCGAAAGCTGTGTTACCAGCCAGTCGGTCTGGGCATGAAAACTTCCCTGCTCGGAAAATTCTTTTTCCTTGTTGGCCATAATATCGTTCAGTTCCTCAATGAGTTTTTTCATTTCCGGAATGAATTCAACCAGCCCCTCGGGGATAAGCACCACCCCGAAATTTTCCTTGTTATCCGCCCGCTTAACCACGGAACTGCATATCTGATCCACCACCTGACCCAGGGATAGTTTCTTGGCCTCCACTTCTTCGGAGATGAAACAGATATTCGGCTGGGTTTGGAGAGCGCACTCCAGGGTGATGTGGCTGGCGGAACGGCCCATGAGTTTGATAAAGTGCCAGTATTTTTTGGCGCTGTTGGCGTCCCGCTCAATATTTCCGATAAGCTCGCTGTAGGTCTTTACCGCCGTGTCGAACCCAAAGGAGATTTCGATGTTTTCATTTTTTAGATCCCCGTCTATGGTTTTAGGACAGCCGATAACCTGTATGTCCGATCCCTTGGCAAGGAAGTACTCCGCCAGAAGGGCAGCATTGGTGTTGGAATCGTCCCCGCCTATGATTACCACCGCGTTAAGCCCCAGTTTTTTGGCGGTTTCCAGGGAAGCGGCAAACTGTTCCGGACTTTCGATCTTGGTCCGTCCGGAACCGATCATGTCGAAGCCCCCGGTATTCCGGTAGATGTCCATCATGGGGTCGTTTATTTCCACAGTTTTATTATCAATAAGGCCGCTGGGACCTCCCAAAAGACCGAAAAGTTTTGAACCGGGATTTCCCTTCTTGAGACCGTCATAGAGACCGGCGATTACATTGTGTCCCCCCGGGGCCTGACCGCCCGAGAGGATCACCCCCACGGAAAGTTTGCGGCTTATGGCGTCATTCTTGCCCTGTATAAAGGTGGCCAGGGGTTTGCCATAGGTTTCTTTAAAACGGGCTTTCAATGCGCCCTGATCCGATATGGATTCGGTGGGGTTTCCTAACTGAACTGCTATGTCTGTTACCGGCCTGGATAAACTACCGGGAAGTTTTGGTTTGTAGGTATAGCGGACTCTTTGCAGCGCCGACAATTCCATGGTGTGCTCCTTTGAAAACTTAAATAGAATAGGGAGATAGTATACCTAAAACCGGGAGACAATTTCAAGTTCTTGGCGCATTTTCAGCCGATGGTTGTTCCCAGGAACTTTTCTCCCCGGAGTATTTTTTTAAGGTTTTCCAGGTCGCGCCCTGCGGCGCAGATAACCCGCAGGCCGAGCTCCGCGGCGCGCCGGCTTGCTATGGGGTCGAAGGGGACATTCTTGCCCGGGGTCCATTCATCCCCAACCAGGATACGGAAATCCGGCCAGGAGATGGCGTCTATCGGCTTTGCCTGGGGGTTTTTCTTGGGATCATCCGTGTAGACCCGCTCAATGTTGGAGAGGTTGATCACCGAGTCTGCCCGGAACCGTTCCGCCAGAAGCACGGCGTCGTTGTCCGAGGAGAAGCCCGGTTTCCAGCCCGCAGCTACCAGGACTTTCCCGGTCATATCCGCCGCTTGGGTGGGGTCCGTAATCACATCCTGGGAACACCACTCGCCCATAAGAGCCCTGACCAGCTGGGCATTGAGTCTGGTAGCCATTACCCCGATCCAATCAGCCTCGTTGTTATCGGCTTTTTTGCCCCCGGTTGCGGAGATTTCCCGGTAGGCATTCTGGTAGACCCGGGCGGGTCCGCCGCCGCCGACCACAAAGATGAAACGCCGTTCCGCCTCCGCCTCAAGAAATTCCCGGATCAGGGCGACAAAGTTCTTTAAAAAGGCTTCGTCCACCGTATCGGGGGCTACAATAGAACCACCCAGAGAAATGACCGTTATCATACCATGCTCCTTATGGATAATCTTTCACTGATAGTAGACACCGTTGATTGTAACGTCACTCCACAGTGATGAATAGGACTCCAAACCACCCACGGCTTCTTCCCAGAGGTTCTGCAGGGCATAATCCCTTTCCCGTACGGCAACCCGGCCCCGGGGATCCATATGGGAGAGGGTGGTAAAGCCCCGGGAGAAGCTTATCCGCTGGTTGTCCAGGTTGCCAAAGTAGTAGTTTGCCCTATCCGCCCGGAGTATAAAAGACGGCGGGGCAGCGCCTGCCCCCAGGGCTGGATCCACCGGTATCCAGCCAAAACCATCTATCCAGAATTCGGCCCAATAATGACGGCTGAGCATACGGTTCCGGTCCAGGAGGACCCCGGAGACGGGAATTGCAGGTATACCCGCGGAACGGGCCATGGTACAGAAGAGTAGGGCAGCCCTATAGGGGTCCGCTTTTTTTTCTTCCAGGGCTTCCAGGGGTCCGCCCGCAAGCTCTTCCCACTGGATTCCCCCCTTGGTGAGGAGATACTCGTAGATACGCTGGGCCCGAATATAGGGGTTTTGTTCCCTCCCTATAAGGGCGGCGGTCTGCTCTTTTATCCGGGGATCATCCGAAGGGATCCGGGAGCTGGGCGCGGTATAGGCAGCCCTAACCGGGGAGGCTAAGGAAGCGGTGTTTCCGGAGGCGATTGTTATGGAATTGGTCCTGATATCGGTTTCTACCGTATAAACCTCCACCAGATAGGACAGGCTGATCCCCGCAGCGGTATTACTTTCTAAATTCTGCATCTGAAAAAGGGAGGTTCCCCGATAATTTTCAATAAAGGGCTCCACATTACGGGATAGGATCCGGATATTCCGCTGGGAAGCAGAATTGACCGGCTGGGGAAGCCAAAGGTAAAGCCGGTTTGGCCCTTCCGCCTCCTGAACCCGGATATCCACGGCGTAGGAAATAGCGTAGTTCCGTTTATCCTTATAGGTCTTGGTTCCCGGTTTGCCGATGATGTCGAAAAACATCGGCCTGGCGTTTCCCCGTGGGGTATGGACCGTGAGGTTCCCCCCGATAGCTCCGTCGGGAACCCTGACCCGGATTTCCCGCTCACTCCAAAGCTCATAGCCAAATTCGGTTTCCGAAACTTCTACCGAACCCGGGCCGCTTACCCCTGTCGGCGCCGACGGGGACAGTTGTGCATCCCAGGCAAAAAACACCCCACCGCCCTCTCGGGAGGCGCCGAAACCGCTTCCCCGGATGGTTACCACGGAACCCACCGCCCCGGCCGGAGGTTCTATGGAGAGGATGTTGGGCTCAATACCGGTATATTCCCCCTGGATAGTCTGGGGCATGGTTGACCGGTTGGAAAACAGGGCGGAGTTGCTTTTTCTATTGCCCCGGTAAACACAGACCAGTCCGGAATCTCCAAACTCGGGGATCCGTACCAGAATCCGGGTATCGGTCCATTCAATGTAGGATGAAGTGGTGGGGGTTATCCCCCCTATGGTAACGTAGGATTCTTCCCGGGTAGCTCCAAAATTTTCCCCTGTTATAGTGAGGACCTCCCCCATTATCCCTATCCGGGGACTAATCAAGTGGATCCGGGGCTGTCGGTCTATACATGAAAAAAAAAGGAGTATGAATGGAAAAAATAAGAAGAGCCGTCTCATTCCGGTAACGCGCGCTCCGGAGAGGAATTGTTTGCCGTCGCAGAGGATTCTCTTGCGGGTTCTGTATAGGGGCGTAGTTCCAGTTGAATTTCTATATGGGCTTCGTTTTCGGAACTTACCTTTCCCAGGGGGAAGAAGTATATCTGTTCACCGAATTCCAGGGGGATGGACT
Encoded here:
- a CDS encoding transglutaminase domain-containing protein — translated: MRRLFLFFPFILLFFSCIDRQPRIHLISPRIGIMGEVLTITGENFGATREESYVTIGGITPTTSSYIEWTDTRILVRIPEFGDSGLVCVYRGNRKSNSALFSNRSTMPQTIQGEYTGIEPNILSIEPPAGAVGSVVTIRGSGFGASREGGGVFFAWDAQLSPSAPTGVSGPGSVEVSETEFGYELWSEREIRVRVPDGAIGGNLTVHTPRGNARPMFFDIIGKPGTKTYKDKRNYAISYAVDIRVQEAEGPNRLYLWLPQPVNSASQRNIRILSRNVEPFIENYRGTSLFQMQNLESNTAAGISLSYLVEVYTVETDIRTNSITIASGNTASLASPVRAAYTAPSSRIPSDDPRIKEQTAALIGREQNPYIRAQRIYEYLLTKGGIQWEELAGGPLEALEEKKADPYRAALLFCTMARSAGIPAIPVSGVLLDRNRMLSRHYWAEFWIDGFGWIPVDPALGAGAAPPSFILRADRANYYFGNLDNQRISFSRGFTTLSHMDPRGRVAVRERDYALQNLWEEAVGGLESYSSLWSDVTINGVYYQ
- a CDS encoding diphosphate--fructose-6-phosphate 1-phosphotransferase, with the protein product MELSALQRVRYTYKPKLPGSLSRPVTDIAVQLGNPTESISDQGALKARFKETYGKPLATFIQGKNDAISRKLSVGVILSGGQAPGGHNVIAGLYDGLKKGNPGSKLFGLLGGPSGLIDNKTVEINDPMMDIYRNTGGFDMIGSGRTKIESPEQFAASLETAKKLGLNAVVIIGGDDSNTNAALLAEYFLAKGSDIQVIGCPKTIDGDLKNENIEISFGFDTAVKTYSELIGNIERDANSAKKYWHFIKLMGRSASHITLECALQTQPNICFISEEVEAKKLSLGQVVDQICSSVVKRADNKENFGVVLIPEGLVEFIPEMKKLIEELNDIMANKEKEFSEQGSFHAQTDWLVTQLSDPSGYLFKSLPEEIAKELLMDRDPHGNVQVSRIETEKLLMGMTESKLRDLKKAGTYKGTFSALGHFFGYEGRCAFPTNFDADYCYSLGFSAFVLIASGLTGYLSSVKNLVAPADQWIAGGVPLTMMMNMEHRHGADKPVIRKALVELEGKPFKTFAAERETWSVKTSFIYPGSIQYYGPAEICDQPTITLKLEKS
- the pyrH gene encoding UMP kinase, giving the protein MITVISLGGSIVAPDTVDEAFLKNFVALIREFLEAEAERRFIFVVGGGGPARVYQNAYREISATGGKKADNNEADWIGVMATRLNAQLVRALMGEWCSQDVITDPTQAADMTGKVLVAAGWKPGFSSDNDAVLLAERFRADSVINLSNIERVYTDDPKKNPQAKPIDAISWPDFRILVGDEWTPGKNVPFDPIASRRAAELGLRVICAAGRDLENLKKILRGEKFLGTTIG